One Desulfonatronum sp. SC1 DNA segment encodes these proteins:
- a CDS encoding radical SAM protein, with protein MPTLDHNRVLLVHPLGYAAGRAGGDISRLANIMPPLGLATMAAYLEKLGIESDIVDFYAWPDSERRMRDLLLEKRPGFVGFSCTTSAFLDGVRLAGLAKTVLPGVRVVFGGVHVSALRERMLRDHPVIDHIVVGEGEQSLAELIQTEGRSHDVLGVISRGACADEIVFAGPRPRIPNLDDLPYPAYERLPGYPGRYTLPVFNYPTTPNASALSSRGCPYACAYCDRSVFERSYRFNSAAYLYDHMRYLKERFGIRHVNFYDDQFTFHLQRIEQLTDLLTDAPLNMTFNCAVRAEHVTEPLLGRLKAAGCWMISLGIETGDQDLLRAMNRKVDLEQLAERVRLIKKAGIRVKGLLMIGLPGETEESVEKTRRFLFSLPVDDFNLTKFTPFPGAPAYATIRDHGEFDEDWNRMDCMHFMFVPRGFTRERLEKLHVSFYRQHYQRPRVLLDYATMLWRSPDSWRRFLLNLGSFIRFARGRDRFDGA; from the coding sequence ATGCCCACCCTTGACCACAATCGCGTTCTCCTGGTCCATCCTTTGGGATACGCCGCCGGACGGGCCGGTGGAGACATTTCCCGCTTGGCCAACATCATGCCGCCCCTGGGGCTGGCCACAATGGCCGCGTACCTGGAAAAACTGGGCATTGAGTCGGACATCGTGGATTTTTACGCCTGGCCGGACTCGGAACGGCGGATGCGCGACCTGCTGCTGGAAAAGCGGCCAGGGTTCGTCGGCTTTTCCTGCACCACCTCCGCCTTCCTGGACGGGGTCCGGCTGGCCGGGCTGGCCAAGACGGTGCTCCCCGGAGTGCGCGTGGTCTTCGGCGGGGTGCATGTCTCGGCCTTGCGGGAGCGAATGCTGCGCGACCATCCGGTGATCGACCACATCGTCGTCGGCGAGGGCGAGCAGAGCCTGGCGGAGCTGATCCAAACCGAAGGCCGGAGTCACGATGTCCTCGGAGTGATCTCCCGAGGCGCTTGCGCCGACGAAATCGTCTTTGCCGGGCCCCGGCCCCGAATTCCGAATCTGGACGACCTGCCGTACCCGGCCTATGAGCGCCTGCCGGGCTACCCCGGCCGCTACACGCTGCCCGTGTTCAACTACCCCACGACGCCCAATGCCAGCGCCTTGTCCAGCCGCGGATGTCCGTACGCCTGCGCCTATTGCGACCGGTCCGTGTTTGAGCGCAGCTACCGCTTCAATTCCGCCGCCTATCTGTACGACCACATGCGCTATCTCAAGGAGCGCTTCGGCATCCGGCACGTCAATTTCTACGACGACCAGTTCACGTTTCACCTCCAGCGCATCGAACAACTCACGGACCTGCTGACGGATGCGCCCCTGAACATGACCTTCAACTGCGCGGTGCGCGCCGAACACGTCACCGAGCCCTTGCTTGGCCGCCTCAAGGCCGCCGGATGCTGGATGATCAGCCTGGGCATCGAGACCGGGGATCAGGATCTGCTTCGCGCCATGAACCGCAAGGTGGACCTGGAACAGCTGGCCGAACGCGTCCGGCTGATCAAGAAGGCCGGCATCCGCGTCAAAGGGCTGTTGATGATCGGCCTGCCCGGCGAGACCGAGGAAAGCGTGGAAAAAACCCGAAGATTTCTGTTCTCCCTGCCCGTGGACGACTTCAACCTGACCAAGTTCACCCCCTTCCCCGGCGCTCCGGCCTACGCGACCATCCGCGACCACGGGGAGTTCGACGAGGATTGGAACCGCATGGACTGCATGCACTTCATGTTCGTGCCCCGAGGTTTTACCCGTGAACGCCTGGAAAAGCTGCACGTCTCCTTCTACCGCCAACACTACCAGCGCCCCCGGGTTCTCCTGGACTACGCCACCATGCTCTGGCGCTCCCCGGACAGTTGGCGTCGGTTCCTCCTCAATCTTGGATCATTCATCCGCTTTGCGCGGGGCCGGGACAGGTTCGATGGTGCGTGA
- a CDS encoding DUF2062 domain-containing protein, with product MVRDTERNREPRILVVVPVYNHGATLRQVVEGVLAVHPDVLVVDDGSTDQGLERIADLPVQVRTHRTNQGKGAAVRTAAEAATALGATHIVTIDADGQHDPGDLPRFLDAVRNHPLAVIVGARDFAAANVPRASRFGRRFSNFWLRVQTGRKLLDTQSGFRAYPVALFEHLKFTETRYAFEVEVLVRSAWAGLDLLDVPVRVHYPPAEQRVSHFRAFMDNVRISWLNTRLTLRSMLPWPHRRIIERTQGSAAISVIRPIQSLKILLREAVTPSGLARAAFLGVFLGTLPLVGIHTMAILFTAGYLGQNRVVAVAASQLCMPPLVPALCIEVGHYLRHGSWLTEFTVQTLGHQAPARLWEWVLGSLVLAPILAALVAATTFVAAHLLLPSIRRGPKGSDAS from the coding sequence ATGGTGCGTGACACGGAGCGTAACCGGGAACCCCGCATCCTCGTGGTCGTGCCCGTGTACAACCACGGGGCCACGCTCAGGCAGGTGGTGGAAGGCGTTTTGGCGGTGCATCCGGACGTGCTGGTGGTGGACGACGGGAGCACGGACCAGGGGCTGGAGCGAATCGCCGACCTGCCCGTTCAGGTCCGGACGCACCGGACGAACCAGGGCAAGGGCGCGGCTGTCCGCACTGCCGCCGAAGCAGCTACGGCCCTCGGCGCGACGCACATCGTGACCATCGATGCGGACGGGCAGCACGATCCCGGCGATTTGCCCCGTTTTCTCGACGCCGTCCGAAATCACCCTCTGGCCGTGATCGTGGGCGCACGGGATTTCGCCGCGGCCAACGTGCCCCGGGCTTCCAGGTTCGGACGCCGGTTCTCCAATTTCTGGCTGCGTGTTCAGACCGGCCGCAAACTCCTGGACACGCAAAGCGGTTTCCGGGCCTACCCCGTGGCCCTGTTCGAACACCTGAAGTTCACCGAAACCCGCTACGCCTTCGAGGTGGAGGTGCTGGTCCGCTCGGCCTGGGCCGGGCTGGATCTGCTGGACGTGCCCGTAAGGGTCCACTATCCCCCGGCTGAGCAACGGGTTTCCCATTTTCGAGCGTTCATGGACAATGTCCGGATATCCTGGCTGAACACCCGGCTGACCCTGCGCTCCATGCTCCCCTGGCCCCATCGCCGGATCATCGAACGGACCCAGGGGAGCGCGGCCATAAGCGTCATTCGGCCGATCCAGTCCCTGAAGATCCTGCTGCGCGAAGCGGTCACGCCGAGCGGTCTGGCCAGGGCCGCGTTCCTGGGCGTGTTTTTGGGGACATTGCCGCTGGTGGGCATCCATACCATGGCCATCCTGTTCACGGCCGGGTATCTGGGCCAGAACCGGGTGGTGGCCGTGGCCGCCAGCCAGTTGTGCATGCCGCCGCTGGTGCCGGCGCTGTGCATCGAGGTCGGCCATTATCTGCGCCACGGCTCATGGCTGACGGAGTTCACCGTCCAGACCCTGGGCCATCAGGCCCCGGCCCGGCTCTGGGAATGGGTGCTCGGTTCCCTGGTGCTGGCCCCGATCCTGGCCGCCCTGGTGGCCGCGACGACCTTCGTCGCGGCCCACCTGCTGCTCCCGTCCATCCGGCGCGGCCCGAAAGGGAGCGACGCATCATGA
- a CDS encoding lipid A biosynthesis acyltransferase — MTRSTPPSWSSRSIAAGWQHQFFYLAVRLGGRRLAYAWTYPVVAYYLLFRPRLRARTRHYLRRRFPNHVGFRAFRDSFRLSLSFAQALVDRARAGILGPECLAVRFDGIQALRELLDQGRGLILMGAHVGCWQAAMSGLNRLQVPTHLLMQRDQGDVDRHYHEHLGGEPPYRIIDPNGFLGGAVEIVQALGRGEIVSVMGDRIFGHDENHLELPFLGEPAAFPVGAYKIAATTGAPVAVLFSRKTAPDAYALDLARVIRVPRIRDRRLEALRPFALEFVESLETYVQAHPYQFYNFHDMWNTPK, encoded by the coding sequence ATGACCCGCTCCACTCCCCCTTCCTGGTCCAGCCGGAGCATCGCCGCCGGATGGCAGCACCAGTTCTTCTATCTGGCCGTTCGCCTGGGCGGGCGTCGCCTGGCCTATGCCTGGACCTACCCGGTGGTTGCGTATTACCTGCTCTTTCGGCCCCGGCTTCGGGCCAGAACCCGGCATTATCTCCGCCGTCGTTTTCCGAACCACGTCGGTTTCCGGGCCTTCAGGGACAGTTTCCGGCTCAGCCTTTCCTTTGCCCAGGCCCTGGTGGACCGGGCCAGGGCGGGCATTCTCGGACCCGAATGCCTGGCCGTTCGCTTCGACGGGATTCAAGCGCTCCGGGAGTTGCTTGATCAAGGACGGGGACTGATCCTCATGGGCGCCCACGTGGGCTGCTGGCAGGCGGCCATGTCCGGCCTGAACAGGCTTCAGGTTCCGACGCACCTGCTGATGCAGCGGGACCAGGGCGACGTGGACCGGCACTACCATGAGCATCTGGGAGGAGAACCTCCGTACCGGATCATCGACCCCAACGGCTTTCTCGGCGGGGCCGTGGAAATCGTCCAGGCCCTGGGACGCGGGGAAATCGTCAGCGTCATGGGCGACCGGATCTTCGGCCACGATGAGAACCATCTGGAGCTGCCGTTTCTGGGCGAACCGGCCGCCTTTCCGGTAGGGGCCTACAAAATCGCCGCCACCACCGGGGCGCCCGTGGCCGTGCTCTTCTCGCGCAAGACCGCTCCCGACGCCTATGCCCTGGACCTGGCCCGGGTGATCCGGGTCCCCCGAATCCGAGACCGTCGGTTGGAGGCCCTGCGACCGTTCGCCCTGGAATTCGTGGAATCCCTGGAAACGTATGTCCAGGCCCATCCCTACCAGTTCTACAACTTTCACGACATGTGGAACACACCAAAATAA
- a CDS encoding phosphopantetheine-binding protein: protein MTFKEKVKQTLVEELNLEDVSPEDIDDDAPLFGEGLGLDSLDAVELVVIIQKHFGVVIADMEQGRAAFQSVNALCDFIQERNPQ from the coding sequence ATGACCTTCAAGGAAAAAGTCAAACAAACCCTGGTCGAGGAACTGAATCTGGAGGACGTCTCCCCCGAGGATATTGACGACGACGCGCCGCTCTTCGGCGAGGGACTGGGGCTGGACTCCCTGGACGCCGTGGAACTGGTGGTGATCATCCAGAAGCACTTCGGCGTGGTCATCGCGGACATGGAGCAGGGTCGGGCGGCCTTTCAATCCGTCAACGCGCTGTGCGACTTCATCCAGGAGCGCAATCCCCAGTGA
- a CDS encoding beta-ketoacyl-[acyl-carrier-protein] synthase family protein: MSVPCPNHTATSPVPVSVTGMGCICAAGLNLEQCLETIFSGRRAPAPPGRFQSSHPTAYPVFEIPEAFFAENQDTRRTLTVRFALHAAREALRQAGLSADRCRTSRIGVCIGTTVGGTLNSEEFYREYLQSLHPDMEPVRRYLRGNPASAIAREFGFRGPCQTVTNACSSGTDAIGIGAGWIRAGLCDVVVAGGADELCRVTYNGFASLKIMDSEPCRPFDRARRGLNLGEGAGIMILEAQPSGKETEKGVLGGNPEKILGKILGKILGYGTACDAHHLTAPHPEGLGLKNALAEVLRIAGLTQDDIAFVNAHGTGTKDNDAVESKVLAEALPAVPFLSTKGATGHALGAAGAIEAVLSLAFLRLGKVPASPGFSDPGEDIALSPLTTTTNRDQPHALSQSLAFGGTNSVLALSR; this comes from the coding sequence GTGAGCGTACCGTGTCCCAACCATACCGCGACCAGCCCCGTGCCGGTATCCGTAACGGGAATGGGATGCATCTGCGCTGCCGGTTTGAACCTGGAGCAATGCCTGGAAACCATCTTTTCCGGCCGGCGCGCCCCGGCCCCGCCTGGGCGATTTCAGAGCAGCCATCCCACGGCATACCCCGTCTTTGAGATCCCCGAAGCGTTTTTCGCGGAGAACCAGGATACCCGCCGGACCTTGACCGTGCGCTTCGCCCTGCACGCGGCCCGTGAAGCCCTCCGGCAGGCGGGCTTGTCCGCGGATCGTTGCCGAACGTCGCGCATTGGGGTGTGCATCGGCACCACCGTGGGCGGCACGCTGAACAGTGAGGAGTTTTACCGAGAGTACCTCCAATCCCTGCATCCGGACATGGAGCCGGTTCGGCGCTACCTGCGCGGCAACCCCGCCTCGGCCATCGCACGGGAATTCGGATTCCGGGGGCCGTGCCAGACCGTGACCAACGCCTGCTCCTCTGGCACGGACGCCATCGGGATCGGAGCCGGGTGGATCCGGGCGGGGTTGTGCGACGTGGTGGTGGCCGGGGGCGCGGACGAGCTGTGCCGGGTGACCTACAACGGCTTCGCTTCCTTGAAGATCATGGATTCGGAGCCGTGCCGCCCTTTTGACCGGGCTCGCCGGGGGCTGAATCTGGGAGAGGGCGCGGGGATCATGATCCTGGAGGCCCAGCCTTCGGGAAAAGAGACGGAGAAGGGAGTATTGGGGGGGAATCCCGAGAAAATTCTCGGAAAAATTCTCGGAAAAATTCTCGGATACGGAACGGCCTGCGACGCCCACCACCTGACCGCGCCGCACCCGGAAGGACTGGGCCTCAAAAACGCCCTGGCCGAGGTTTTGCGCATCGCCGGTCTGACCCAGGACGACATCGCCTTTGTCAATGCCCACGGCACGGGAACCAAGGACAACGACGCCGTGGAAAGCAAGGTTTTGGCCGAGGCCTTGCCCGCCGTCCCGTTCCTGTCCACCAAAGGGGCCACTGGGCACGCCCTCGGCGCCGCCGGGGCCATCGAAGCCGTGCTCAGTCTGGCGTTTCTGCGCCTGGGCAAGGTCCCCGCGAGCCCCGGATTCAGCGATCCGGGCGAGGACATCGCCCTGTCTCCCCTCACCACAACGACCAACCGCGACCAGCCCCACGCCCTGTCCCAATCCCTGGCCTTCGGCGGGACCAACAGCGTCCTGGCCCTTTCCCGGTGA
- a CDS encoding class I SAM-dependent methyltransferase, with protein sequence MSTVNYVKCFLRDKNVASITPTSPFGVKRVCKKIDFTQANVIVEYGPGAGVFTEYLLKKMRPSAHLVLIERNKDMFKCLTKAFRNERVHIFNDSVENVGALVNGQLPGKPDYIISGIPFSYLDQQTRQEIIHQTHQILAENGKFLAYQTFYQKDDHLFVHLEHFFRNVKSEFELLNIPPMRIYEAVK encoded by the coding sequence ATGAGCACAGTCAACTATGTGAAATGTTTTTTGCGCGACAAAAACGTCGCCTCCATCACGCCGACATCCCCCTTTGGGGTCAAACGGGTGTGCAAAAAGATCGATTTTACCCAGGCCAACGTGATCGTCGAATACGGCCCCGGGGCCGGCGTGTTCACGGAGTATCTGCTCAAAAAAATGCGGCCCAGCGCTCATCTCGTCCTGATCGAGCGCAACAAGGACATGTTTAAATGTCTGACCAAGGCGTTTCGCAACGAGCGGGTGCACATCTTCAACGACAGCGTGGAAAACGTCGGCGCCCTGGTCAACGGGCAGTTGCCGGGCAAGCCGGACTACATCATTTCCGGAATTCCCTTTTCCTACCTCGACCAACAAACCCGACAGGAAATCATTCATCAAACCCACCAGATCCTGGCCGAGAACGGCAAATTTCTGGCCTACCAGACGTTCTACCAGAAGGACGACCACCTGTTCGTGCATCTGGAGCATTTTTTCCGGAACGTCAAATCCGAGTTCGAACTGCTGAACATTCCTCCGATGCGGATTTATGAAGCCGTGAAGTAA
- the rfbA gene encoding glucose-1-phosphate thymidylyltransferase RfbA: MTSVEKKRKGIILAGGSGTRLYPLTRATSKQLMAVYDKPMIYYPLSMLMLAGIREILVITTPEDGPAFRNLLGDGTQWGVRLEYAVQPDPGGIAQAFLIGRDFLSGEGCALILGDNIFYGHGLTDKLRRAMTAHHGATVFGYWVSDPERYGVVDFDDQGRARSIEEKPVVPKSNWAVTGLYVYDHQVAKIASELQPSSRGELEITDVNMAYLQREQLHVECLGRGYAWLDTGTHASLLQAGNFVQTMEERQGLKIACPEEIAYANGWISADEVLELAKPLRKSGYGRYLEALVRRDPRFSDQEPRP; this comes from the coding sequence GTGACGTCCGTCGAGAAGAAACGCAAGGGAATCATTCTGGCCGGAGGCTCGGGCACCCGGTTGTATCCGCTGACCAGGGCCACGAGCAAGCAACTGATGGCCGTGTACGACAAACCGATGATCTACTATCCGCTGAGCATGCTGATGCTGGCGGGCATCCGGGAAATCCTGGTCATCACCACCCCCGAGGACGGTCCGGCCTTCCGGAACCTGCTCGGCGACGGAACCCAATGGGGCGTCCGATTGGAATACGCGGTCCAACCCGATCCCGGCGGCATTGCCCAGGCTTTTTTGATCGGCCGCGACTTCCTGTCTGGCGAGGGATGCGCCCTGATACTCGGGGACAACATTTTTTACGGCCACGGATTGACCGATAAACTACGCCGAGCCATGACCGCCCATCACGGAGCCACGGTGTTCGGGTACTGGGTCAGCGACCCGGAGCGCTACGGCGTTGTGGATTTCGACGACCAGGGCCGAGCCCGAAGCATTGAGGAAAAGCCTGTGGTTCCCAAGTCCAACTGGGCCGTTACCGGCCTCTATGTGTACGACCACCAAGTCGCCAAAATCGCCTCCGAACTGCAACCCTCCTCTCGCGGTGAGCTGGAGATCACCGACGTGAACATGGCCTACCTCCAGCGCGAGCAGTTGCACGTGGAGTGCCTGGGCCGCGGCTATGCCTGGCTGGATACCGGCACCCACGCTTCCCTGCTCCAAGCCGGCAATTTCGTGCAGACCATGGAAGAGCGTCAAGGATTGAAGATCGCCTGCCCGGAGGAGATCGCCTACGCCAACGGCTGGATCAGCGCCGACGAGGTCCTGGAGCTGGCCAAACCGCTGCGCAAAAGCGGATACGGCCGATATCTTGAGGCCCTGGTCCGCCGCGACCCGCGCTTCTCCGATCAGGAGCCCCGGCCATGA
- the rfbC gene encoding dTDP-4-dehydrorhamnose 3,5-epimerase, with product MNVHVTPLEGVVLVAPKVFGDARGFFLETFQAQRYKETGIHAPFVQDNHSRSARGVLRGLHYQIERPQGKLVMVTKGAVFDVTVDIRRNSPTFGQWFGAELNDENHHQLYVPPGFAHGFCVLSDQADFIYKCTEYYTPELERSIIWNDPDIAIVWPLKAPSLSARDAQAPRLKDVPPADLF from the coding sequence ATGAACGTCCACGTCACGCCCCTCGAAGGGGTTGTGTTGGTCGCTCCAAAAGTCTTCGGCGATGCTCGCGGCTTTTTCCTGGAAACGTTCCAGGCCCAGCGCTATAAAGAAACCGGCATTCATGCCCCATTCGTCCAGGACAACCACTCCCGGTCCGCCCGGGGCGTGCTGCGTGGGCTGCACTACCAAATCGAAAGGCCCCAGGGAAAACTGGTCATGGTCACCAAGGGCGCGGTATTCGACGTGACCGTGGATATCCGCCGAAACTCGCCGACCTTCGGCCAATGGTTCGGGGCTGAACTTAACGACGAAAACCATCACCAGCTCTACGTTCCTCCCGGGTTTGCCCACGGATTCTGCGTGCTCTCGGACCAAGCGGACTTCATTTACAAATGCACCGAATACTACACCCCGGAACTGGAGCGCTCCATCATCTGGAACGACCCGGACATCGCCATCGTCTGGCCCCTCAAAGCCCCCAGCCTCTCGGCCCGGGACGCCCAGGCCCCGCGCCTGAAAGACGTCCCACCCGCCGATCTCTTCTGA
- the yedE gene encoding YedE family putative selenium transporter, producing MSRAVKNIFATTLGIIAVGSIIGVVAGFLQQAGNPANMAICVACFGRDIAGAIGIHRAAVVQYLRPEILGFVLGSFAAALAFKEFKPSGGSAPVTRFVLGMIAMIGALVFLGCPWRVILRLAGGDGNALFGLAGLAAGVWIGTLFFKKGFNLGRGQVQSWSAGLMIPLLMLGLLALRLLYPPVPGEAQSGVLWYSLSGPGAAYAPLGFSLAAGLGIGFLAQRSRFCTMGAIRDVILFRQMYLMYGFIALLVAAFITNLFLGQFNPGFEGQPVAHTMGLWNFLGMVVAGLAFALAGGCPGRQLFMTGEGNTDAGIFALGLLAGAALAHNFGLASSPAGIGPHGMAAVIIGLAVLVFIGVANCKKS from the coding sequence ATGTCTCGGGCCGTTAAAAACATCTTCGCCACCACCCTGGGCATCATCGCCGTGGGTTCGATCATCGGCGTGGTGGCCGGTTTTCTGCAGCAGGCCGGAAACCCGGCGAACATGGCCATCTGCGTGGCCTGTTTCGGTCGGGACATCGCCGGGGCCATCGGCATTCACCGTGCCGCAGTGGTCCAGTATCTCCGCCCGGAGATTTTGGGCTTTGTCCTGGGCTCCTTTGCCGCGGCCCTGGCCTTCAAGGAATTCAAACCCAGCGGCGGCTCCGCGCCGGTGACCCGGTTCGTGCTGGGGATGATCGCCATGATCGGAGCCCTGGTCTTTCTGGGGTGCCCCTGGCGGGTGATCCTGCGTCTGGCCGGCGGGGACGGCAACGCCCTGTTCGGGCTGGCCGGATTGGCCGCCGGAGTGTGGATCGGCACGCTGTTCTTCAAAAAAGGCTTCAATCTCGGTCGCGGCCAGGTCCAAAGCTGGAGCGCGGGACTGATGATCCCCCTGCTCATGCTCGGCCTGCTGGCCTTGCGGCTGCTGTATCCACCCGTTCCCGGCGAGGCCCAAAGCGGCGTGCTCTGGTACTCCCTGAGCGGACCGGGCGCGGCCTACGCTCCATTGGGCTTTTCCCTGGCCGCGGGCCTGGGCATCGGCTTTCTGGCCCAACGCAGCCGGTTCTGCACCATGGGCGCGATCCGGGACGTGATCCTGTTCCGCCAGATGTACCTGATGTACGGATTCATCGCCCTGCTGGTCGCGGCGTTCATCACCAACCTGTTCCTGGGCCAGTTCAACCCCGGATTTGAGGGCCAGCCCGTGGCCCATACCATGGGGCTTTGGAACTTCCTGGGCATGGTGGTGGCCGGCCTGGCCTTCGCTCTGGCAGGCGGGTGCCCCGGCCGACAGTTGTTCATGACCGGCGAGGGCAACACGGACGCCGGAATCTTCGCCCTGGGCCTGCTGGCCGGGGCGGCCCTGGCCCATAACTTCGGCCTGGCCAGCTCGCCCGCGGGCATCGGCCCCCACGGCATGGCCGCGGTGATCATCGGCCTCGCGGTGCTGGTGTTCATCGGCGTGGCCAACTGCAAAAAATCCTGA
- a CDS encoding sulfurtransferase TusA family protein produces MARQHIDARGLSCPQPVLLAAKAMDAADGGELEILIDNEASRENVGRAAQSKGWTVAASEEVDQDFRLVLTK; encoded by the coding sequence ATGGCACGACAACACATTGACGCACGCGGCTTATCCTGCCCCCAACCCGTGCTCCTGGCCGCCAAGGCCATGGACGCGGCGGACGGCGGAGAACTGGAAATCCTCATTGACAACGAAGCCAGCCGGGAAAATGTCGGACGAGCCGCCCAAAGCAAAGGCTGGACCGTGGCGGCCAGCGAGGAAGTGGACCAGGATTTCCGCCTGGTGTTGACAAAGTGA
- a CDS encoding DUF3343 domain-containing protein has translation MIGFLRNLFGKKDDAKRGVSEKGLLLYHSTGEVIRAETLLKEAGVAVAVKGPPPDLRQGCDMVIEFPLLEEMRIRELLEQAGLAPMRVAAAQDHLLEPVSLYHVKDFGDYLMVRAANMKITMDKRDRRIVNVSGGGCPDVPFLAETLVGKVLDQAPEPRSLGRTLCGYSLQLAFEELRRRCPG, from the coding sequence GTGATCGGCTTCCTCCGCAACCTGTTCGGCAAGAAGGATGACGCCAAGCGCGGCGTCTCCGAAAAGGGCCTGCTGCTCTACCACAGCACCGGCGAGGTGATCCGGGCCGAGACCCTGCTCAAGGAGGCCGGGGTGGCGGTGGCGGTCAAGGGGCCGCCACCGGATCTGCGCCAGGGCTGCGACATGGTCATCGAGTTTCCGCTGCTGGAGGAGATGCGCATCCGCGAGCTGCTGGAACAGGCGGGCCTCGCCCCCATGCGCGTGGCCGCGGCCCAGGACCATCTCCTGGAGCCCGTGTCCCTGTACCATGTCAAGGATTTCGGGGACTACCTGATGGTCCGGGCCGCGAACATGAAGATCACCATGGACAAGCGGGACCGCCGGATCGTCAACGTCTCCGGCGGAGGCTGCCCGGACGTGCCCTTTCTGGCGGAAACCCTCGTGGGCAAGGTCCTGGACCAAGCGCCGGAACCTCGCTCCCTGGGCCGAACCCTGTGCGGCTATTCCCTGCAACTGGCGTTCGAGGAGTTGCGCCGCCGATGTCCTGGCTGA
- a CDS encoding NAD(P)H-hydrate dehydratase, with amino-acid sequence MSWLIVGSVPRADFPLVRGDYVLQGDTLILNGRHADEQRIRVARGTPALMAVAAAAAEVLGIPAPQALVAGDIGTGEGSRAVYAHLVENIDQIDHAGLTFHYLLPDIAWHNQVLWALEARNPAPLLAADAGFMYAAKMSGYAAHYDLFTPDAGEMAFLADEVAPHPFYTRGFLLQEEDRVPELIERAYAEENAARHLLVKGKTDYVVAQGTTVAEISAPDVPAMEPIGGTGDSLTGLVTALLASGMEMTQACRTAALANRHLGHLANPTPAFGVADLLPFVRRALERALE; translated from the coding sequence ATGTCCTGGCTGATCGTGGGCAGCGTGCCCCGGGCCGACTTCCCCCTGGTCCGGGGCGACTACGTGCTCCAGGGCGACACGCTCATCTTGAACGGCCGACATGCGGACGAACAGCGCATCCGCGTGGCCCGAGGCACCCCGGCCCTGATGGCCGTGGCCGCCGCGGCCGCCGAGGTGCTGGGCATCCCCGCGCCCCAAGCCCTGGTGGCCGGAGACATCGGCACCGGGGAAGGCAGTCGGGCGGTTTACGCCCATCTTGTGGAAAACATCGACCAGATCGATCATGCCGGCCTGACCTTTCACTACCTGCTGCCGGACATCGCCTGGCACAATCAGGTGCTCTGGGCCCTGGAAGCCAGAAACCCGGCCCCGCTCTTGGCGGCGGACGCCGGGTTCATGTACGCGGCCAAGATGAGCGGCTACGCCGCTCACTACGACCTCTTCACCCCGGACGCCGGGGAAATGGCCTTCCTGGCCGACGAGGTCGCCCCGCACCCGTTCTACACCCGGGGCTTTCTGCTCCAGGAAGAGGACCGGGTCCCCGAGCTGATTGAGCGGGCCTACGCCGAGGAAAACGCGGCCAGGCATCTGCTGGTCAAAGGCAAGACGGACTACGTGGTCGCCCAAGGGACGACAGTGGCCGAAATCAGCGCCCCGGACGTCCCGGCCATGGAACCCATCGGCGGCACCGGAGACAGCCTCACCGGCCTGGTCACGGCCCTGCTGGCCTCGGGCATGGAGATGACCCAAGCCTGCCGCACCGCGGCCCTGGCCAACCGCCACCTCGGCCACCTCGCCAACCCCACCCCGGCCTTCGGCGTGGCGGATTTGTTGCCGTTTGTGCGGAGGGCGTTGGAGCGGGCGCTGGAATAG